The following proteins come from a genomic window of Flavobacterium eburneipallidum:
- a CDS encoding acyl-CoA thioesterase encodes MNTTFKTVSSSHITISELMLPSHTNFSGKIHGGYILSLLDQIAFACASKFSGNYCVTASVDTVNFLAPIEVGELVTMKASVNYVGRSSMIIGIRVEAENIRTGVVKHCNSSYFTMVSKDNDGKNAMVPGLILTTLKEVSRFENSVRQLDLKKEREYQKGIATFGSIESILSSNLYNVKVELE; translated from the coding sequence ATGAATACAACTTTCAAAACCGTAAGCTCTTCTCATATCACTATTTCCGAGTTAATGTTGCCTTCTCATACCAATTTTAGTGGTAAAATACATGGAGGTTACATATTGTCATTACTAGATCAAATTGCTTTTGCCTGTGCCTCAAAATTCTCTGGAAATTATTGTGTAACAGCTTCTGTAGATACGGTTAACTTTCTGGCTCCCATTGAAGTAGGAGAATTAGTAACCATGAAAGCCAGCGTAAATTACGTAGGAAGAAGCTCTATGATTATTGGCATTCGTGTCGAAGCTGAAAATATTAGAACTGGAGTAGTTAAGCATTGTAATTCCTCTTATTTTACTATGGTTTCTAAAGATAATGATGGTAAAAATGCCATGGTTCCAGGTTTAATTTTAACAACTTTAAAAGAAGTAAGCCGTTTTGAAAATAGCGTAAGACAACTAGATTTGAAAAAAGAACGAGAATACCAAAAAGGAATTGCCACTTTTGGATCAATAGAATCTATTTTGAGTTCTAATTTATATAATGTAAAAGTAGAGTTGGAGTAG
- a CDS encoding YtxH domain-containing protein, which translates to MSTGKVVLGTVAGLAIGGILGILFAHEKGSVTLQQIRDKGNDCVSDLKSKINDLADTDRKRKN; encoded by the coding sequence ATGAGTACAGGTAAAGTAGTTTTAGGAACAGTGGCAGGACTTGCCATAGGTGGAATTTTAGGAATTTTATTTGCACATGAAAAAGGTTCGGTAACTCTCCAACAAATTCGTGACAAAGGAAATGATTGTGTAAGCGATTTAAAATCAAAAATTAATGATCTTGCTGATACCGACCGTAAAAGGAAAAATTGA
- a CDS encoding DUF1697 domain-containing protein: MTTHLALLRGINVSGHNMIKMEALKTTLEAIGFENVQTYIQTGNVFVDTNEENAAAVGFKIKQEIFKVFGHEVPVVVIGKADLEACFKNNPFLKEKELDTKKLYVAFISTSLKSDSINDLKMSQVKPDEASIDESRIYIKYAVGAGKTRLEQKYIEKKLNVTATIRNWNTVTQLLKMYEER, encoded by the coding sequence ATGACAACTCATCTCGCATTACTTCGTGGTATCAACGTTTCAGGTCATAATATGATAAAAATGGAGGCTTTGAAAACGACTTTAGAAGCTATTGGTTTCGAAAATGTGCAAACCTACATTCAAACCGGAAACGTTTTTGTGGATACTAATGAAGAAAATGCAGCAGCAGTGGGCTTCAAAATAAAACAGGAAATCTTCAAAGTTTTTGGTCATGAAGTTCCCGTAGTAGTCATTGGCAAAGCTGATTTAGAGGCCTGTTTTAAGAACAATCCTTTTTTGAAAGAAAAAGAATTGGATACCAAAAAACTATACGTAGCATTTATTTCTACCAGTTTAAAAAGCGATAGTATCAATGATTTGAAAATGAGTCAAGTCAAGCCTGATGAAGCCAGTATTGACGAAAGTAGAATCTATATTAAATATGCCGTTGGAGCAGGAAAAACAAGATTAGAACAAAAATACATTGAAAAAAAATTGAATGTTACAGCAACAATCCGCAATTGGAATACAGTAACGCAATTATTAAAAATGTATGAAGAACGATAG
- a CDS encoding patatin-like phospholipase family protein — translation MRALVISGGGSKGAFAGGVAQFLIENKKYEYDLFLGTSTGSLLISHLALGNLSKIHDIYTNVDMGKIFNVNPFIIKKQKGVDIVTINHFSVLRQLFKGKRTFGESKNLLKLIKSSLPIEEFNTLKFSNKDVVVTVTNISNNETEYKSIKDFTYDEFCEWIWISGNYVPFMTLVNKNGYEYGDGGFSSLVPIQEAINRGATEIDVVILETETNITNKVIGQNPFSLLIDLFRITLEQVEKQNITIGKLLARNKEIKLNLYYTPTKLTNNALIFNKQKMTEWWGDGFKYAQERSDIMSENK, via the coding sequence ATGAGAGCATTAGTAATTTCTGGAGGAGGAAGCAAAGGCGCATTTGCTGGAGGTGTAGCCCAATTTTTGATAGAAAATAAAAAGTATGAATACGATTTATTTCTAGGCACTTCAACAGGGAGTTTGTTGATTTCTCATTTGGCTTTAGGTAATCTTTCAAAAATCCATGATATTTATACGAATGTCGATATGGGGAAAATTTTCAATGTGAACCCATTTATTATCAAAAAACAAAAAGGAGTCGATATTGTAACCATCAATCACTTTAGTGTTCTCCGACAATTATTCAAAGGAAAAAGAACGTTTGGCGAAAGCAAAAATCTACTGAAATTAATCAAATCGAGTTTGCCTATCGAAGAATTCAATACTTTAAAATTCTCCAATAAAGATGTTGTAGTGACGGTTACCAATATTTCTAACAATGAAACCGAATACAAATCGATCAAGGATTTTACTTATGATGAATTTTGTGAATGGATTTGGATTTCAGGGAATTATGTTCCGTTTATGACCTTGGTTAATAAAAATGGGTATGAATATGGCGATGGTGGTTTTTCGAGTTTAGTGCCTATTCAAGAAGCGATTAATCGTGGCGCTACTGAAATTGATGTGGTGATTCTAGAAACCGAAACCAATATAACCAATAAAGTTATTGGACAAAATCCATTTTCATTGCTCATCGATTTATTTCGAATTACATTAGAACAAGTGGAAAAACAAAATATTACCATCGGAAAACTGTTGGCAAGAAACAAAGAAATTAAGCTAAATCTGTATTACACACCCACAAAATTAACCAATAACGCCTTGATTTTTAATAAACAAAAAATGACCGAATGGTGGGGAGACGGATTCAAATATGCGCAAGAAAGAAGTGATATTATGAGTGAAAATAAGTAG
- a CDS encoding phosphoribosylaminoimidazolesuccinocarboxamide synthase, translated as MENEKTFRTKTGFCHILPDKIILTREGIIGNVAKITVGNGISRTLIIYSVISIFLLNSAYSSFQKGENVSVFFFGLLATFLIYGIIKSINNSASPIIERNKIKGAKFINAKVGLTRSRFEISFEDENGKLKKRLIMLPGSLNDGTNETEKALAIMKSERILAS; from the coding sequence ATGGAAAATGAAAAAACATTCAGAACTAAAACAGGATTTTGTCATATTTTACCAGACAAAATAATTTTGACAAGAGAAGGAATAATTGGAAATGTTGCAAAAATAACTGTAGGAAATGGAATATCTAGAACTTTAATAATTTATTCTGTAATTTCAATTTTCTTACTAAATTCAGCATATTCAAGTTTTCAAAAAGGAGAAAATGTTTCAGTTTTTTTCTTTGGTTTATTAGCAACATTCTTAATTTATGGAATCATAAAAAGTATAAATAACTCTGCATCTCCAATAATAGAAAGAAATAAAATAAAAGGAGCGAAATTTATAAATGCAAAAGTTGGATTGACACGTTCAAGATTTGAAATTTCGTTTGAAGACGAAAATGGAAAATTAAAAAAACGTTTGATTATGCTTCCAGGTTCATTAAATGACGGAACAAACGAAACAGAAAAAGCATTGGCTATAATGAAAAGTGAAAGAATATTAGCGTCTTAA
- a CDS encoding DUF6155 family protein, with product MSKRDLKKYLTGLNKQQLEEQLLELYEKFPAVKTYYDFVFNPKEDTLLQESKIKIANEYFPQKTGIKPKRPKMRRSVAQKYIKHFIVLGVDPFIIGDLMLYAIEIAQTFSSERHVQTELFYKSMFNSFNQAIKFMIANGILDEFKPRINAISEETRRQKWFNKEEFDAVIERFEY from the coding sequence ATGAGCAAACGCGATTTAAAAAAATATTTAACAGGACTAAACAAACAACAACTTGAAGAACAATTGCTAGAGTTGTATGAAAAGTTCCCTGCCGTAAAAACTTATTATGACTTTGTCTTTAATCCAAAAGAAGATACATTATTACAGGAAAGCAAAATCAAAATTGCTAACGAATATTTCCCTCAAAAAACGGGCATAAAACCCAAAAGACCCAAAATGCGACGTTCCGTGGCTCAAAAATACATCAAGCATTTCATCGTTTTGGGTGTCGATCCTTTCATAATAGGCGATTTGATGTTGTATGCCATCGAAATTGCGCAAACCTTCTCGTCTGAACGTCATGTTCAAACGGAATTATTTTATAAAAGTATGTTCAATTCCTTCAATCAAGCCATTAAATTTATGATTGCCAACGGAATATTAGACGAATTCAAACCCCGAATTAATGCTATAAGCGAAGAAACAAGGCGACAAAAATGGTTCAACAAAGAAGAATTCGATGCCGTTATTGAGCGTTTCGAATATTGA
- a CDS encoding DEAD/DEAH box helicase gives MSQNTLEIELEDKKELYSYQKGDIEAIFERIDNAPNNYHLLYQLPTGGGKTVVFSEIVRQYLSKHNMKVVVLTHRIELCKQTSKMLKGFGVKNKIINSKVKELPDQNDYSCFVAMVETLKNRINDEKLHLDNIGLVIIDEAHYNSFRKLLSSFKNAFILGVTATPLSSNIKLPMHESYNELIVGDTIESLIEKGFLAKAITYSYDVGLTSLKVGINGDYTVKSSDDLYTNLVMQEKLLHAYTEKSLGKKTLIFNNGINTSLYVYETFREAGYGIRHLDNTSSNEERKEILHWFKHTPDAILTSVGILTTGFDEPTVETIILNRATKSLTLYFQMIGRGSRKLPGKDEFTVIDLGNNAARFGLWNEPVNWQHIFKSPEFYLENLRDDTEIELYFKYTMPPELRAKFAKTKDVTFDVDEEHKLAIAQNLRSKVVLDKSLEQHAAMCVDNTEELRDAKELFKELDPDIECRLKRYAKCLSQCSKNYREWLVDDYKQKLQLLIGKKYREKIMNEAD, from the coding sequence ATGTCTCAAAATACTTTAGAAATAGAATTAGAAGATAAAAAAGAACTGTATTCCTATCAAAAAGGCGATATCGAAGCCATTTTTGAGCGCATCGATAATGCACCAAATAATTATCATTTGTTGTACCAATTGCCAACAGGCGGAGGGAAAACAGTCGTTTTTTCTGAAATTGTTCGTCAATATTTGTCCAAGCACAATATGAAAGTGGTGGTTTTGACACACCGAATTGAATTGTGTAAGCAAACTTCAAAAATGTTGAAAGGCTTTGGTGTGAAAAATAAAATCATCAACAGTAAAGTAAAAGAATTGCCAGACCAAAACGATTATTCTTGTTTTGTGGCAATGGTAGAAACCTTAAAAAACCGTATCAATGACGAAAAATTGCATCTTGACAATATTGGTTTAGTAATTATTGATGAGGCGCATTACAATTCTTTTAGAAAATTATTGAGTTCTTTCAAAAACGCCTTTATCCTTGGGGTTACAGCAACGCCTTTGAGTTCGAATATCAAATTGCCAATGCACGAAAGCTACAACGAATTAATAGTAGGGGATACTATTGAATCCTTGATTGAAAAAGGCTTTTTGGCAAAAGCCATTACCTATAGTTATGACGTAGGTTTGACTTCTTTGAAAGTCGGAATCAACGGGGATTATACCGTAAAATCATCTGATGATTTGTACACCAATTTGGTAATGCAGGAAAAATTATTACACGCTTACACCGAAAAATCATTAGGCAAGAAAACCCTGATTTTTAATAACGGAATCAACACTTCTTTGTATGTTTATGAAACGTTTAGAGAAGCTGGTTACGGAATCCGACATTTGGATAACACTAGTAGCAACGAAGAGCGTAAAGAGATTTTGCATTGGTTCAAGCATACTCCAGATGCTATTTTAACTTCTGTAGGTATCTTGACAACTGGTTTTGACGAACCAACAGTAGAAACTATTATTTTAAACAGAGCAACCAAATCATTGACGTTGTATTTCCAAATGATTGGTCGTGGTTCTCGAAAATTACCTGGAAAAGACGAATTTACCGTTATCGATTTAGGAAATAATGCCGCTCGTTTTGGCTTGTGGAATGAGCCTGTCAATTGGCAACACATCTTCAAATCACCTGAATTTTATTTAGAAAACTTGCGTGACGATACCGAAATCGAATTGTATTTCAAATACACGATGCCACCAGAATTGCGTGCCAAATTTGCTAAAACCAAAGACGTAACTTTTGATGTAGATGAAGAACACAAATTGGCAATTGCTCAAAATTTACGTTCCAAAGTGGTTTTGGATAAATCGTTAGAACAACACGCTGCGATGTGTGTGGATAACACCGAAGAATTGCGTGATGCCAAAGAATTATTCAAGGAATTAGACCCAGACATAGAATGCCGTTTGAAGCGTTATGCCAAATGTTTGAGCCAATGTAGCAAAAACTATCGTGAATGGTTGGTGGACGATTACAAACAAAAACTGCAACTGCTAATTGGGAAGAAGTATCGTGAAAAAATTATGAATGAAGCGGATTAA
- a CDS encoding DEAD/DEAH box helicase, with product MSKKFSDLGIQESIIKALSDLKIVVPTEIQQKAIPLLLSNTDVVGLAKTGTGKTAAFGLPLLQLIDTKLTTIQSVILAPTRELGHQIFSNLEAFAKYNSEISIAETCGGIPIKPQIERLTSSTHIVVATPGRLIDLIQRKAINLKEAKYLVLDEADEMVTILKEGLDEIIAELPKNHRTFLFSATMPGTIKQLIQNYLNKNVVQISANMETVGNQGIDHQYIVVDPIEKLDVLMHFLTSKDGERGIIFCKTKAAVNKLAKNLAINRFSSGALHGSLSQGIRDRIMEQFREGHINILVATDLAARGIDVKEISYVVNYHLPDVYEVYVHRSGRTARAGAKGLSLTVLQQEEVAEITDFERELGIQFSKYKKPSLASIEENNTLLWAKQIFKTKPNHEVDAELKTKIKTIFHHLTKDELIEKLLANHLLQNKTEVAEKPVKKFKKE from the coding sequence ATGTCAAAAAAATTCTCTGATTTAGGAATTCAAGAATCCATTATAAAAGCACTTTCTGATTTGAAAATTGTTGTGCCAACAGAAATTCAACAAAAAGCCATTCCTTTGCTTTTATCCAATACTGATGTGGTTGGACTGGCTAAAACAGGAACAGGAAAGACAGCTGCTTTTGGTTTACCATTACTTCAATTAATCGATACTAAATTAACTACTATTCAGTCTGTTATTCTAGCTCCAACTCGTGAATTAGGACATCAGATTTTTAGTAATTTAGAAGCATTTGCCAAATACAATTCTGAAATTTCTATCGCCGAAACTTGCGGAGGAATTCCCATAAAACCACAAATTGAGCGATTGACTTCGTCAACACATATTGTGGTAGCAACACCCGGAAGATTGATTGATTTGATTCAGCGTAAAGCCATCAATTTAAAAGAAGCCAAATATCTTGTTCTAGACGAAGCGGACGAAATGGTTACCATTCTAAAAGAAGGTTTGGACGAAATCATTGCCGAATTACCAAAAAACCACCGAACATTTCTTTTCTCGGCAACTATGCCCGGAACCATAAAACAACTGATTCAAAACTATTTAAACAAAAATGTAGTTCAGATTAGTGCCAATATGGAAACGGTAGGCAATCAAGGAATTGACCACCAATATATTGTAGTAGATCCAATCGAAAAACTGGATGTTTTAATGCACTTTCTAACTTCGAAAGATGGAGAACGTGGTATTATTTTTTGTAAAACCAAAGCAGCGGTTAATAAATTAGCCAAGAATTTAGCCATCAATAGATTTTCATCTGGAGCTTTGCACGGGAGTTTGTCCCAAGGAATCCGTGACCGAATTATGGAGCAATTCCGTGAAGGACACATCAATATTTTGGTTGCAACCGATTTAGCAGCCAGAGGAATTGACGTAAAGGAAATTTCGTATGTGGTTAATTACCATTTACCAGACGTTTATGAAGTTTATGTGCACCGAAGCGGAAGAACAGCCAGAGCAGGAGCAAAGGGACTTTCGTTAACCGTTTTACAACAAGAAGAAGTCGCTGAAATTACTGATTTTGAAAGAGAATTGGGCATTCAATTTTCCAAATATAAAAAACCATCTTTGGCTAGTATTGAAGAAAACAACACGCTTTTGTGGGCGAAACAAATCTTCAAAACCAAACCTAATCATGAAGTAGATGCGGAATTAAAAACAAAAATCAAAACCATTTTTCATCACTTGACCAAAGATGAATTGATCGAAAAATTGCTAGCCAATCATTTGTTACAGAACAAAACGGAGGTTGCTGAAAAACCTGTTAAAAAATTCAAAAAGGAATAG
- a CDS encoding NAD(P)/FAD-dependent oxidoreductase: protein MQIVIIGGGFAGINLAKELANHQGIEVTLVDKNNYNFFPPLIYQVATAFLEPSSISYPFRKFFAGKKNLQFRLGELEKVIPAENKIILNNGELQYDHLVFATGAETSYFGMENVKKNAIPMKTLNDAIEMRNTLLKNLEKASITKDIRKRRTLLTIVVAGGGPTGVEVSGMFAEMRKNILLKEYPELDTSVSNIYLVDGGDALLAPMSKESQEDTLEAVTKLGVIVKLNTRVVDYKDDTVFFADGKTIQTKNLIWAAGVSAKVFEGIPEESYGRGKRMATDAYNKVNGTNNIYAIGDTSIQLNDTAFPGGHPQVAQVAIQQGVNLAENFKRLLQNKPLKAFIYNDKGSMAIIGKNKAVVDLPKPKMHFKGFLAWAIWLFIHLISLITYRNRLQTFYNWMIAYFSKDQSLRMIIRPEKRNKVEV, encoded by the coding sequence ATGCAAATAGTAATAATAGGAGGCGGTTTCGCTGGAATTAATTTAGCCAAAGAACTCGCCAACCACCAAGGAATTGAAGTAACGCTCGTTGACAAAAACAATTACAATTTCTTTCCGCCGCTCATTTATCAGGTTGCGACGGCTTTTTTAGAACCTTCCAGTATCAGTTATCCTTTTCGCAAGTTTTTTGCAGGGAAAAAAAATCTTCAATTTCGTTTGGGCGAATTAGAAAAAGTCATTCCTGCCGAAAACAAAATCATCCTCAATAACGGCGAATTGCAATACGACCATTTAGTTTTTGCCACTGGAGCCGAAACCAGTTATTTCGGAATGGAAAATGTCAAGAAAAATGCCATTCCGATGAAAACCCTCAACGATGCTATTGAAATGCGAAATACGTTGTTGAAAAATCTCGAAAAAGCATCCATAACTAAAGACATTCGTAAAAGAAGAACCTTGTTAACCATTGTTGTTGCTGGCGGAGGACCAACAGGAGTAGAAGTTTCTGGAATGTTTGCCGAAATGCGAAAAAATATTCTCCTCAAAGAATATCCCGAATTAGACACTTCTGTAAGTAATATTTATTTGGTAGATGGTGGCGATGCCTTGTTAGCGCCGATGAGTAAGGAATCGCAAGAAGATACTTTGGAAGCCGTAACCAAATTGGGCGTTATTGTAAAACTAAACACCAGAGTAGTCGATTATAAAGACGATACCGTTTTCTTTGCCGATGGTAAAACCATTCAAACCAAAAACTTAATTTGGGCCGCAGGTGTTTCTGCCAAAGTATTCGAAGGCATTCCTGAAGAAAGTTACGGTCGTGGCAAACGAATGGCAACCGATGCTTACAACAAAGTAAACGGCACGAATAATATCTACGCCATTGGAGATACGAGTATCCAATTGAATGATACTGCATTTCCAGGAGGACATCCACAAGTAGCGCAAGTAGCGATTCAGCAAGGCGTAAATTTAGCCGAAAATTTTAAACGACTACTTCAAAACAAACCCTTGAAAGCCTTTATATACAATGACAAAGGCTCTATGGCGATTATCGGAAAAAACAAAGCCGTGGTCGATTTACCAAAACCTAAAATGCACTTCAAAGGTTTCTTGGCTTGGGCAATTTGGTTGTTTATCCATCTTATTTCTTTAATCACTTATCGCAATAGATTGCAAACTTTTTACAATTGGATGATCGCTTATTTCTCAAAAGATCAATCTTTGAGGATGATTATTAGACCGGAGAAAAGGAATAAAGTGGAGGTTTGA
- a CDS encoding DUF3883 domain-containing protein, with the protein MEQKGNKHENYEILNLLGYGLSKFNNEFIKEFGFTRKTNFFNYFVEIGIVETGSVVKNRMDLFDPFFPNNGRKGWWQKGDAYIHRKYLIDSLFGNENVKGYSDIVKLYLKENYKIKELFVEVKPIVKSRFKKLQETGLEAELYFMNNFNEISTFNNGILEDARLYGDGYDFQINVNESSFLAEVKGIREKKGRFRLTEKEFLMASEYKNDYIVTLVLNMNDLPTFLTIENPINNLKFEERIIRSKETKEYHLSKDIC; encoded by the coding sequence ATGGAGCAAAAAGGGAATAAGCACGAAAATTATGAAATTCTAAACCTGTTAGGTTATGGATTATCTAAATTTAATAATGAGTTTATTAAAGAATTTGGTTTTACTAGAAAAACTAATTTCTTTAATTATTTTGTAGAAATTGGAATAGTTGAAACAGGAAGCGTTGTGAAAAATAGAATGGATTTATTTGATCCATTTTTTCCAAATAACGGAAGAAAAGGTTGGTGGCAAAAAGGGGATGCTTACATTCATAGAAAATATTTAATTGATAGTTTATTTGGCAATGAAAATGTAAAAGGATATTCTGACATAGTCAAATTATACTTGAAAGAGAATTACAAAATAAAAGAGCTTTTTGTTGAAGTTAAACCAATTGTAAAATCAAGATTTAAAAAACTTCAAGAAACTGGTTTAGAAGCTGAACTATATTTCATGAATAATTTCAACGAAATTTCTACTTTTAATAATGGAATTTTAGAAGATGCAAGATTATATGGTGATGGTTATGATTTTCAAATTAATGTTAATGAAAGTTCTTTTTTAGCCGAAGTAAAAGGAATTCGAGAGAAGAAGGGTAGATTTAGATTAACTGAAAAAGAGTTTTTAATGGCTTCCGAATATAAGAATGATTATATCGTTACTTTGGTTTTAAACATGAATGATTTACCAACTTTCTTAACTATTGAGAATCCAATCAATAACTTAAAGTTTGAAGAAAGAATAATCAGATCAAAAGAAACTAAAGAATATCATTTATCAAAAGACATATGCTAA
- a CDS encoding restriction endonuclease, with the protein MFSESAVPIINYRVAENIFCRSFDTGNLSRSDTAFDANHNSVGVGLKTFVCNGNSSTEKVAEFNSLSRTLRDFKGKELALKLGEFRNDRINLANRVYDIQDSLYHIVARKEKELLLYETDYNIIDVANIHSVKYNKASLQFEDGNNLYTFNYSKSTLFRKFIIPQNAFRLPIDIIEDPYSLLLELFEENKNLKTATDKLVKGENYVILPLYGIQKGEKFIFERSGLNQWNANGRKRDFGEIYIPIPAELHRKYPNFFPKRDQDFNLQIPTGEIFTAKVCQENSKALMTNPNKALSDWLLRRVLQLAEGELATIEKLDKLGFDSVIIMKDEKGDFKIDIMKTNAYIEFNN; encoded by the coding sequence TTGTTCAGTGAAAGTGCTGTACCTATCATAAATTATCGTGTTGCCGAAAATATATTTTGCAGAAGTTTCGATACTGGTAATTTATCTCGTTCTGATACTGCTTTTGATGCTAATCATAATTCTGTTGGTGTTGGTTTGAAAACTTTTGTTTGTAACGGTAATTCCAGTACAGAAAAAGTAGCAGAATTTAATTCATTATCAAGAACTTTACGAGATTTTAAAGGTAAAGAATTGGCTTTAAAACTTGGAGAGTTCAGAAACGATAGAATAAATTTAGCAAATCGTGTTTACGATATTCAAGATTCACTTTATCATATTGTTGCTCGAAAAGAAAAGGAATTATTACTTTATGAAACAGACTACAACATCATAGATGTTGCTAATATTCATTCGGTTAAATATAATAAAGCAAGTTTACAATTTGAAGACGGAAATAATTTATATACTTTCAATTATTCAAAAAGTACACTTTTTAGAAAATTTATAATTCCTCAAAATGCTTTTCGTTTACCAATTGATATAATTGAAGACCCATATTCTTTGCTTCTTGAATTATTTGAAGAGAATAAAAATTTAAAAACTGCGACTGACAAACTTGTCAAGGGCGAAAATTATGTGATTTTGCCTCTTTACGGAATTCAGAAAGGAGAAAAGTTTATTTTTGAAAGAAGCGGTTTAAATCAATGGAATGCAAATGGAAGAAAAAGAGATTTTGGCGAAATTTATATTCCAATTCCTGCGGAATTGCACAGAAAATATCCAAATTTCTTTCCAAAACGTGACCAAGATTTTAATTTACAAATTCCGACTGGAGAAATATTTACTGCAAAAGTTTGTCAAGAAAACTCAAAAGCCTTGATGACAAACCCAAATAAAGCTTTGTCTGATTGGTTATTACGCAGAGTTTTACAACTTGCTGAAGGCGAATTGGCTACAATAGAAAAACTTGACAAATTAGGTTTTGATAGTGTTATAATTATGAAAGACGAAAAAGGGGATTTCAAAATTGACATTATG